The nucleotide sequence ACGATAATAGTGCGCCGATGCAGATAACCGCGAAGCCGATCAGCATCCAGAACGCTGCATCAAATGAGCCGTTAAACGCTTCAACGATAAAACCAATCGCCATTGGCGTGATAAAGCCAGCTAGCTGTCCACCTGTATTCACGATGCCCATCCCTGTTCCCGCTACGGCAGCCGGAAGATTTTTCAGGACAACAGACGGCAACAGAATGATCACAAAGGAAAGGAACAGCGACACAATGGCTTGATACGTAATAAACATCGTCACGCTCGATGCGGTAAACATGAAGTACAAGAGGACCGCGACTACCACACAGGAGAAACTACCAATGATTTTTTCGCGACCTTTAGGCAGCTTGTCCAGTACATAGCCACTCACATAGATACCAACCAACGTAGCAAAGCCAGGAATCGTTTGTAGCCAGCCAAGTGAAATCATATCCAGTCCGCGTACCTTGCTCAAGTAGGTTGGCATCCAGGTTACGAGGCCCCAGTTTACTGCATAAATGCTAAAGTAAGCGATTAACAGACTCCAAAGCAGCGGTGTTTTAAACAGCATAGCCACTGAGCTTTTTGGTTGATCGGAGCCAGTTGTATTCATTGCAGTTTCTGTTTGTGGAAGTTTAATATAGCGCCAGAACAGGAAAGCAATGATGGCGCCAATCGCTCCAATGGCGACGAACATGGTTCGCCAGCCCATGGTTTGAATCATCCAAACGGATAAAATCGGAGAGAAAAGTCCAACAATGGCACTAGAGGAGAGCATCACGGACATAGCTCGCGAGCGTTCCTTAACTGGAAAGATGGTAGCGATAATCTTCGAGCTGGCTGGTTGGAAACCACCTTCACCGATCCCGAACAGAAAACGGATGAGAATCATGGA is from Brevibacillus brevis and encodes:
- a CDS encoding MFS transporter; protein product: MVSARTRNWILALLFLGWALGNLDRYVMNYAILSITEDLQLSASSTGLLLSSFFAGYALMQMPGGWLADRFGARKVLIASVVMWSIFTGLTGAAWSMASMILIRFLFGIGEGGFQPASSKIIATIFPVKERSRAMSVMLSSSAIVGLFSPILSVWMIQTMGWRTMFVAIGAIGAIIAFLFWRYIKLPQTETAMNTTGSDQPKSSVAMLFKTPLLWSLLIAYFSIYAVNWGLVTWMPTYLSKVRGLDMISLGWLQTIPGFATLVGIYVSGYVLDKLPKGREKIIGSFSCVVVAVLLYFMFTASSVTMFITYQAIVSLFLSFVIILLPSVVLKNLPAAVAGTGMGIVNTGGQLAGFITPMAIGFIVEAFNGSFDAAFWMLIGFAVICIGALLSLNYEKGELLKQNADSASA